The genomic window CCAGAACTATCCTCATTACTGCAGGAGTTTCAGGCCAGAGTTCCTGGGGTTTGGGCAGAATCTAATCCCCCTGGCCTGGCCACCCACCAGCCATCAGTGGTGGTGAAGCTTCTCAGCTCTGCCAAGCCTGTCCCGGTAAGGCAGTACAGCATTAGCAAGCAGGCCAGAGAAGGAATTAGCATTCATATACAGAGACTTTTGGGGGCTGGAATCCTGGTTCCTTGCCAGTCCCCTTGGAATATCCCTCTGTTACCTGTGCAAAAACCTGGCACCCTGGACTATTACCCTGTTCAAGATCTCAGGGAGGTGAATAAGAGGATTAAAATTATCCATCCTACAGTAccaatgtaaaattgagatttgaactctggacttcaatccccacaagcccttgctccacttccccaaaatgctttgtaatctcacgcaattctgagatgggccgagatcaaggaaggatttaagctgatggcaaaggcttttggcctctttttggatttctgttttggagcagaagcgtctcttccatgatgtgagattatcttgtctaggccactctggcctaggcacatgtttcttatcctgtcttttctttaatccttaatcttcaataaacctctaaaaaatataatactccttgcagagagaaactaatttctacctgcctcagtctcccctaaattttaatctttacaccaaaCCCTTATACCCTGTTAAGCCAGCTTCCACCAGAGCATACAGTTTATACTGTCTTGGATCTCAATGATGCATTCTTCTCCATCCCCCTGACCCCCATTAGTCAGTCAATCTTTGCTTTTGAGGACcccagggagggaaagggggtcaGTTAACCTGGTCTTGATTTCCACAAGGGTTCAAAAATTCCCCAAGCCTCTTTGGGGAGGCCCTGGGGAGGGATTCAAAGAAAGCCATTCTGATGTCACCTTGCTCCAGTATGTGGATGATTTGCTTTTGGTCACCCCAAGTGCTGAGACTTGTAAGACGGCTCCTCTCCACTTGTTGGAGTTGCTGGGCACCCTGTGTTATCGGGTCTCGGCCAAGAAAGCACAGCTCTGCACCACCTCCGTCACTTATCTGGGCTACGAGCTGGAAGGGGGTGTGAGGAAACTCTCCTGTGCACAGATCCAGACGATCCTCAATATCCCTGTGCCCAGAACCAAGAAGCAGGTGCAGGAATTTCTGGGGACAGTGGGGTACTGCAGGCTGTGGATTCCAGGATTTGCTGAGATTGCTAAACCACTGTATGCAGCTATGGCTGGCAAGCTGGAAAACCTGGACTGGACAGAGGACTGTCAGTGGGCCTTCAATCAACTGAAAGCAGCCTTGGTGAGTGCCCTGGCCCTCGGGCTCCCAAACCTGTCTAAACCTTTTCACCTCTTCGTAGATGAATGAAGGGAGGCAGCAGTGGGGGTCCTCACCCAGTCCATTGGACCATGGTGGAGGCCCGTGGCCTATCTGTCTAAGAAAAGTGGACCCCGTGGCAGCAGGATGGCCTAACTGTCTCCAGGCTTGTAGCTGCCACTGCACTCTTGGTCAGGGAGGCTTCCAAACTCACCTTTGGCCAAGATGTGGTAGTGACAGCACCGCACTCTGCACTCCATGGAGTCCCTGCTTAGAAGTCTTCCAGAGAGATGGCTTTCTAATGCCCACATTACTCAGTATCAGGCTCTCCTGctcaacccctccccccccacagtGACTTTTTCTAAGACTGAAACTCTGAATCCAGCCACCCTCCTCCCAGAAATGGGAAAGGAGGCAGTAGTGACACATGACCACTTGCAGATCTTGGATTCCCTGACCAGTCTGCGCCCCGATTTGATGGATGTCCCCCTGCCTATGGCTGCCCAAATCCTCTTTGTGGATGGTAGCAGCTTCGTACAGGATGGGATACACTACGCTGGAGCCGCAGTGGTGGAGCTCCCAAGGGTGATCTGGGCACAGTCCCTGGGACATGGGACCTCAGCCCAACGAGCGGAACTGATCTCATTAGCACAGGCTTTGAGATAGGGAGCAGGGAAGTCTGTTAACATTAATACCGACAGCCGATATGCATTTGCCACCGCCCATGTCCATGGAGCACTGTACCAGGAACGGGGATTCCTCACTGCTGGTGGAAAAGATATCAAGAATGGCCCTGAGATTCTGGCCCTTCTGGAGGCTGTGTGGCTCCCCTCTCACCTTGCCATCATCCATTGCAAGGGACACCAGAAGGGCGATTCCCCTGAAGCTGTAGATAATCGCCTGGCTTACAAAACAGCGAAGGCTGTGGCCTTGCATCCTGTGTCTCCTGTTCAAGCCTTGCCCATGGGTGTGCCACGAGATCCCCCAGTCCTTCATTACTCCTCTGATGACTCGGACAGAGGTAAGAGGCTGGATGCCACCTCGAATTCAGATGGATGGCTGATCCTGCCAGATGGCAAGACTCTCTTGCCAGAAGCAGAAGGGAGACAGCTAGCAAGAAGAATACATGATACCACACATATGGGAGGCACAAAACTGAGTGATATGCTGGACAGAGactttttctttcacaatatgcaCCGAATCTGCAAAGACATCACTTCAAGATGTGAAATATGTGCTCGAGTTAATCAAAAGGGGGGACTGAAGGAACCAGGGGGTACCAGGTTAAGAGGGCTGGAGCCAGGAGAACAGTGGGAAATAGATTTTACAGACATTAAGCCAAGGAAATATTGGTACAGGTATCTTTTAGTCCTGGTAGACACTTTTTCAGGATGGGTAGAAGCATATCCAACAAAACATGAAACTGCTTCAGTGGTAGTTAAGAAATTAATATCAGAGATCATTCCTAGGTTTGGACTCCCACTGGGAATAGGGTCAGATAATGGGCCTGATTTTGTAGCTAGGGTGACTCAACAATTGTCTAAGACCCTGGGCATAAATTGGAAATTACACTGTGCATTTCGGCCTCAGAGTTCAGGACAGGTCGAGCGCATGAATAGAACATTGAAGGAGACCCTGACAAAATTGGTTCTAGAGTCTTGTGAGAACTGGGTAAGCCTCCTTCCCTTTGCCCTCCTGAGGGCCCGATGTACCCCATATGTACAAGGTATTAccccatttgaaattttattCGGTAGACCACCTCCCCTCCTTCCTAAATTGGGACTAGAAAATTTGACTGAATGTGATAACCAATATCTGTTCTCTTCCCTGAAGGCTTTGGATAAGCTCAGGAAAACTATCACTCAAACTGTCTGGGCTGCCCATCCCTTAACCCCTGAATGTGACCTGCCCCCTTTTACAGGTGAACCAGGAGATCTCGTGTGGGTTCCAAAGATTCCTGCAGGGGCTCTCGAGCCACAGTGGACTGGACCTTACGTGATAATTTTGACCACCCCCAGAGCAGGAAAGAAACGCTGGATCCACGTGTCTCAACTGAAGCCTGTCAAACCAAGAGCAGCAACGCAAGGAGCAGAACAGTAGAAGGTCACCAAAACTTCGGATCCCTTAAAGATCAAGATTCATAGACATTGAACACTATGGAAAACGGAGGATGGGGTGGAGCTATGCTTGGACTTGTACTTTTGGGATTTTTGGAAATTAGTCTACCCTTCCAGGTGATTCAATAATTCAATATGGAAGGGTAATCAGTAGGACAAGGGATGGGAAGAAATTAATTAGTGACAGACCAACCTGGGAGGAGAAAACCCCCCCAAATCCTTTTTTATTTGTGTGATTTATTTGGGAGTGAATGGACAAATCCCTCATAAACTCTTTCATACACAACAGCATCAGGGACTCTGTATCTATCAGAAGCCCCTGTCTATGCTTGCCCATCTACAGGGCCACCATCATGCAAAAAAGGAGGAGAATTCTATTGTGCAGCCTGGGGATGTGAAACTGTTGCCCCATGGCAGCAGGAGGACCCTGATATTATATTACAAAGGGAGCGAGGCAAGGTCTGGGACGTCCCCCTCGATTTCAGGAATCCCCTTTCCCTGACTATTAAAAACCCAGAGGATAAGGGATGGTTACTAGGCCAGATGTGGGGACTTAGGCTGGATGTGGGAGGCCAGGACCCAGGAATAGAATTTACATTACAACGAATAGCTGACAAAATGCAACCCTCACTAGTCGGCCAGAGCTTAGAGGTCATTATAGGATTTGGCCGAACCCACCCCCACTGTCTCCGAACCTGGGCAACCAGTTAAGACTGCCATAAAGCTTCCTCACAGGGAGCAATCCCTCCTCACCATGCTTACAGctgtcttttccttcttaaatGCCAGCACCCCCTAGACAACATCAGACTGTTGGCTCTGTTTGAACCCTCAGCCTCCATATTATGTTGATATTGGGGCCCAGGGGGTCCTGTCTTCCTCAGTCTCCCCAAATGCTTTGTATATCACCATGGTCACTGATGCTGAGGCCAAAGTCCAATGCAAGTGGGGACATGAACCAATTCTTACCTTAGGGGACTTGCAAGGAAATGGCACTTGTTTCATGAAGTCTGGGGTAGATCTAAGTCGTTCATTTCTTGCTCGCCACTGTATCAGCAGTCATAGCACCTGATGCTGACTCTTCTGAGAGTTGGTACtggaaagc from Monodelphis domestica isolate mMonDom1 chromosome 4, mMonDom1.pri, whole genome shotgun sequence includes these protein-coding regions:
- the LOC130458959 gene encoding LOW QUALITY PROTEIN: protein NYNRIN-like (The sequence of the model RefSeq protein was modified relative to this genomic sequence to represent the inferred CDS: inserted 2 bases in 2 codons; deleted 3 bases in 3 codons; substituted 3 bases at 3 genomic stop codons) — encoded protein: MEACKTYTPVDPKAPKNCRVVNIAFVAQSAPDIRRKLQKLEGFEGKLLSELMEVAQKVFNTRDGTGNRNTKKAARAVLVALADERTHQPNKGQGSASPRKPMVKLKVGGKMVDFLVDTGATYSALRTDPGPYSSRNTFIQGANGHIESYPWTTSHTVNLGAGTVMHSLVMPDFPYPLLGRDLLHKLKATISFQGGGTKLYFADTPQTLLLSCPLSEEYLLTAQDSGPELSSLLQEFQARVPGVWAESNPPGLATHQPSVVVKLLSSAKPVPVRQYSISKQAREGISIHIQRLLGAGILVPCQSPWNIPLLPVQKPGTLDYYPVQDLREVNKRIKIIHPTVPNPYTLLSQLPPEHTVYTVLDLNDAFFSIPLTPISQSIFAFEXPQGGKGGQLTWSXFPQGFKNSPSLFGEALGRXFKESHSDVTLLQYVDDLLLVTPSAETCKTAPLHLLELLGTLCYRVSAKKAQLCTTSVTYLGYELEGGVRKLSCAQIQTILNIPVPRTKKQVQEFLGTVGYCRLWIPGFAEIAKPLYAAMAGKLENLDWTEDCQWAFNQLKAALVSALALGLPNLSKPFHLFVDEXREAAVGVLTQSIGPWWRPVAYLSKKVDPVAAGWPNCLQAVAATALLVREASKLTFGQDVVVTAPTLHSMESLLRSLPERWLSNAHITQYQALLLNPSPPTVTFSKTETLNPATLLPEMGKEAVVTHDHLQILDSLTSLRPDLMDVPLPMAAQILFVDGSSFVQDGIHYAGAAVVELPRVIWAQSLGHGTSAQRAELISLAQALRXGAGKSVNINTDSRYAFATAHVHGALYQERGFLTAGGKDIKNGPEILALLEAVWLPSHLAIIHCKGHQKGDSPEAVDNRLAYKTAKAVALHPRLDATSNSDGWLILPDGKTLLPEAEGRQLARRIHDTTHMGGTKLSDMLDRDFFFHNMHRICKDITSRCEICARVNQKGGLKEPGGTRLRGLEPGEQWEIDFTDIKPRKYWYRYLLVLVDTFSGWVEAYPTKHETASVVVKKLISEIIPRFGLPLGIGSDNGPDFVARVTQQLSKTLGINWKLHCAFRPQSSGQVERMNRTLKETLTKLVLESCENWVSLLPFALLRARCTPYVQGITPFEILFGRPPPLLPKLGLENLTECDNQYLFSSLKALDKLRKTITQTVWAAHPLTPECDLPPFTGEPGDLVWVPKIPAGALEPQWTGPYVIILTTPRAGKKRWIHVSQLKPVKPRAATQGAEQ